The Dehalococcoidales bacterium genome contains the following window.
CTGGAATAGCTGAACTGGTTGGTGACATAGCGCCATACCAGTCCCACTATCATCAGCACTATGGTAATGTAAGGGAACACCCCAAACAGGAAGGACTCAAGCATTGGAAACACCTCCCGTCTTCATCAATTGCCGGGACACGTGCTGAAGGAAGTCCTGCAGTGGTCCGATCACCAGGGCATACTGATTATCAGTTTTCTTCAGTTCCTTTTCTATTTGAGCCAGAACGGGCAGGAGACACTCTTCCACCAGGGGCGAAACGAATTCAGGGTCTTCAGCCACGCTTATAAACCTGAGTACCACACCCAGGTGGTCGGCGAGTTCAGCGCCACCGGAGAAAGAACAGGTCTGGTAGGCCTCCCGTAATTTGATAAGAAAAATACTGCGCTTGGGAGTATCACCAAAAAGGTGATAGCCCACGTAAAGAGTAGAGGCCGGAGTAATATCAAAAGTCTCGGCGTACAGTTCCTGCCACTCTTCCAGGCTCTGTT
Protein-coding sequences here:
- a CDS encoding molecular chaperone TorD family protein, with protein sequence MLSKETKQLCRLFAETLDYPDNSSTVSTANCAQQLEQLIPGTAGPVRSFAGFIAKQSLEEWQELYAETFDITPASTLYVGYHLFGDTPKRSIFLIKLREAYQTCSFSGGAELADHLGVVLRFISVAEDPEFVSPLVEECLLPVLAQIEKELKKTDNQYALVIGPLQDFLQHVSRQLMKTGGVSNA